The Niastella koreensis GR20-10 genome includes a window with the following:
- a CDS encoding SusC/RagA family TonB-linked outer membrane protein — MRIPLLFLLAFGLIGLATVHGQTTPTSRLAGQIVNDKTGEPLGGASLSINSLHNGALLGRGLSADDGTFSIVCKTEDSVKVTINYVGYAARIFTTIIKQGVIIRLAPVSTELNSAVVIGYGRVKRKDLTGSVAQVKIDDILKAPVRSFDEALAGRVAGVQVTSSDGMPGADVNIVIRGANSITQDNSPLYVIDGFPIENPNNNVINPQDIESMEVLKDASSTAIYGARGANGVILITTKKGKAGAPTISLNSSYGFQKSSKVIKLMGPADFVKYQLEFNPSTVPYVSGSGATPTPYQLYMSGGTTPAYYQDTAASIDWQDAVLQTAPIQNHNLSLTGGNDKTKYAISGNIFDQSGIVIASKYKRYQGRVVLDQTVDKRLKAGINANYSYLVQQGLSPNQSTNSGTTNLMYSVWGYRPVSPSVASQKAIGVIDVGTGGFTDPEVPSTQDYRFNPVTNLQNLVRNNFTKAISVNGYAEYLVADNLTLRITGGINGTTLRNEQFNNSSTSYGNSQITTNGPNGSITYNEANSWLNENTLTYNRSIGTDHTINAVIGFTEQGNKTSSYGVSAIKVPNESLGINDLREGTPLAVTSTGSLWTASSFLGRVNYSFQSKYLLTAGFRADGSSKFAPQNHWAYFPSGAIAWRFTSEPFLKNQHILTDGKLRLSYGNTGNNRVADFAYLATYSQSPTLTSVYTFNNVPVTGAVPATIGNPDLKWETTSQLNAGMDLSLLGDRLSITADVYRKKTKNLLLNANVPTSSGYTTVYMNIGSVQNQGLELAFNVTPIRKKDLTWNSSFNIAFNQSKVLGLANGQTTLLSTIRWDNNWQTAPAYIAQVGKPLGQMYGYVWDGVYQPNEFNKTTASGYTLIDNITTNGNSRSSIQPGDIKYKDLNDDKVVNAGDYTVIGRGLPVHIGGFNNNVTWKGFDVNIFFQWSYGNDIQNVNNMVFAGNALGKSYLNQFASYNNRWRPDNTNTNQFRTNGFYGGGYSSRTVEDGSYLRLKTVSLGYNLPKSWIAKAKISSFRLYASAQNLWTLTKYSGQDPEVNAYISVLTAGFDYSPYPRARTIVFGANVSF, encoded by the coding sequence ATGCGTATACCCCTGCTTTTTCTACTGGCCTTTGGCCTTATAGGGCTGGCGACAGTACATGGCCAGACTACCCCCACTTCCCGGCTTGCCGGACAAATAGTAAATGACAAGACCGGCGAACCCCTTGGCGGCGCGTCCCTTTCTATCAATAGTCTCCACAACGGGGCATTGTTAGGGCGGGGTCTTTCTGCCGACGATGGTACCTTTTCGATCGTTTGTAAGACCGAAGATTCGGTGAAGGTGACCATTAATTATGTGGGTTATGCCGCCCGCATTTTTACCACCATTATAAAACAGGGGGTAATTATTCGCCTGGCCCCGGTTAGTACCGAGCTTAACAGTGCAGTGGTAATTGGTTATGGCCGTGTAAAGCGTAAAGACCTTACGGGTTCCGTGGCCCAGGTAAAGATAGACGACATCCTGAAAGCGCCCGTACGCTCCTTTGATGAAGCCCTGGCCGGCCGCGTGGCGGGTGTACAGGTTACCAGCTCAGATGGGATGCCCGGAGCAGATGTAAACATCGTGATCCGCGGCGCCAACTCCATTACGCAGGACAATTCACCCCTGTATGTGATAGATGGATTTCCGATAGAGAACCCGAATAACAACGTGATCAATCCCCAGGACATTGAGTCGATGGAAGTGCTGAAGGATGCTTCTTCTACGGCCATCTATGGCGCAAGAGGCGCCAATGGCGTAATTCTGATCACCACTAAAAAGGGAAAGGCTGGGGCGCCCACCATTTCACTGAACAGTTCCTATGGTTTTCAAAAATCGTCCAAAGTAATAAAGCTCATGGGCCCGGCCGACTTTGTGAAGTACCAGTTGGAATTCAACCCTTCCACTGTACCTTATGTAAGCGGCAGCGGTGCAACGCCCACGCCGTACCAATTATATATGAGTGGTGGTACTACGCCGGCGTACTACCAGGATACCGCGGCCAGCATCGACTGGCAGGATGCGGTATTGCAAACGGCGCCCATTCAAAACCACAACCTGTCATTGACCGGCGGCAATGATAAAACGAAATATGCCATCTCGGGCAATATCTTCGATCAGTCGGGCATTGTGATAGCCTCTAAGTACAAACGCTACCAGGGCAGGGTAGTGCTCGATCAAACCGTTGACAAACGCCTGAAGGCAGGCATCAACGCCAACTACAGTTACCTGGTGCAACAGGGCCTGTCGCCCAACCAGAGCACCAATAGCGGCACCACCAACCTGATGTATAGTGTGTGGGGCTACAGACCTGTATCACCCAGTGTAGCCAGTCAAAAGGCCATTGGGGTGATAGATGTGGGAACCGGTGGTTTTACCGATCCGGAAGTACCCTCTACCCAGGATTACCGGTTCAACCCCGTAACCAATTTGCAGAACCTGGTGCGTAACAACTTTACAAAGGCCATCAGCGTAAATGGATATGCGGAATACCTGGTTGCCGATAACCTGACCCTGCGCATAACAGGTGGCATAAACGGCACCACGCTGCGGAATGAACAATTCAATAACAGCAGCACCTCCTATGGTAATTCGCAGATCACCACCAACGGCCCCAATGGCTCCATCACTTACAATGAAGCCAATTCATGGCTGAACGAAAACACGCTTACTTATAATAGGTCCATCGGTACCGACCATACGATCAATGCGGTGATCGGGTTTACCGAACAAGGCAATAAGACTTCCTCGTATGGCGTAAGCGCCATTAAGGTGCCCAACGAATCGTTAGGCATTAACGACCTGAGAGAAGGCACTCCGCTGGCGGTAACAAGTACCGGATCACTGTGGACAGCTTCGTCCTTTTTAGGACGGGTGAACTACAGCTTCCAGTCAAAATACTTGCTTACTGCCGGCTTCCGTGCCGATGGCAGCTCCAAGTTTGCGCCGCAAAACCATTGGGCATACTTTCCTTCGGGAGCTATTGCCTGGCGGTTTACCAGTGAACCCTTCCTGAAAAACCAACATATACTAACGGATGGTAAGTTGCGACTGTCATATGGAAATACCGGGAACAACCGGGTAGCTGATTTCGCCTACCTGGCAACGTACAGCCAATCGCCAACGCTGACCTCGGTGTACACATTTAACAATGTACCGGTAACCGGCGCCGTGCCCGCTACCATCGGAAATCCTGACCTCAAATGGGAAACAACTTCCCAGTTGAATGCCGGTATGGACCTGAGCCTGCTTGGCGACCGGTTGAGCATTACGGCCGATGTGTACCGGAAGAAGACAAAGAACCTGTTATTGAACGCCAACGTACCCACTTCTTCCGGTTACACCACCGTATACATGAACATTGGCAGTGTGCAGAACCAGGGTTTGGAGTTAGCCTTTAACGTTACACCTATCCGGAAAAAAGACCTTACCTGGAACTCCAGCTTCAACATCGCCTTTAACCAGAGTAAAGTGCTGGGGTTGGCAAACGGACAAACAACCCTGCTCTCCACCATTCGCTGGGACAACAACTGGCAAACTGCGCCGGCTTATATAGCACAGGTGGGCAAACCCCTTGGCCAGATGTATGGTTATGTATGGGATGGCGTATACCAGCCCAACGAGTTTAATAAAACTACTGCCAGCGGGTATACGTTGATAGATAACATTACTACCAATGGTAATTCCCGTTCTTCCATTCAACCCGGGGATATCAAGTACAAAGACCTGAATGACGATAAGGTGGTGAATGCCGGTGATTATACGGTGATTGGCCGTGGCCTGCCGGTTCACATTGGCGGTTTTAATAACAACGTAACCTGGAAGGGATTTGATGTGAACATATTCTTTCAATGGAGTTATGGTAACGATATTCAGAACGTAAATAACATGGTTTTTGCGGGGAACGCATTGGGTAAAAGCTACCTGAACCAGTTTGCCTCCTATAACAATCGCTGGCGGCCCGATAATACCAATACCAACCAGTTTCGCACCAATGGTTTTTATGGCGGTGGATATTCCTCCCGCACGGTGGAAGACGGATCGTACCTGCGGTTGAAAACTGTATCGCTGGGTTACAACTTGCCTAAAAGCTGGATAGCAAAAGCGAAGATCAGCAGCTTCCGGTTGTATGCATCAGCACAAAACCTGTGGACCCTTACGAAGTATTCGGGTCAGGATCCTGAAGTGAATGCGTATATCTCTGTGTTGACGGCCGGCTTCGATTATTCACCTTACCCACGGGCCCGTACCATTGTATTCGGCGCCAATGTTTCCTTTTAA
- a CDS encoding polysaccharide lyase family 8 super-sandwich domain-containing protein: protein MMLGQLQAGTPVPPAVFDTILTRVYTDLKKEATPALIKVTAHDQLAMRADGSWPDIDYSNTTITTWQPGTHLSRLYNMALVYAQKDEGSLYPSIVAGLRYWYAKDPKSSNWWHNEIRSPQNIGEILIAMRFARKAIPASLEDSLLARMKRGNIFKMTGANKLDIAIHYLYRALLTRNEHLMDTAVQQAFQPVQFTTEEGLQHDYSYLQHGPQLQLSSYGAVFLMGEYRVAKYVRGTPYALNDSALNRLSTYFDNTYLRTIRGRYIDFNVEGRGISRPNILSKQGEQGLLDDARLVDPRRSADWYAAMARTSGLQPVNYEVQASHTHYWRADYTMHIRPAYSFNVRMVSARTRRTESGNKENLYGRYLADGSTNIQVKGDEYYNIMPVWEWDKLPGITAADHKEDVAMDKFWGEPGSTTFAGGVGDSLYGATVYDMNYDGVKARKSWFFFDKEIVCLGAGINSSGSNTILTTLNQCWLNGSVQIDKTKLGAGKQAVFNNPSFVWHNDVGYYFPEGGQLTVGTGEQKGSWYKINNSNSAAEIKGNVFKLWLNNGIAPTNSKYAYVVVPGKQEEIQASKEQVRILANTDTLQAVKHTGLQMLQLAFYKPGTLVDGNVSVSVDQPCVVMLQHIDGKSIAATVADPSQTALAITLTVRTPALGGSIQWNCALPQGVRAGASASFTMENAKGFIADNFSFASSQLKGMLVEAGEYDTLFPRTLDANGKLVCTERRDWTGGFFPGSLWYTYEYTKDASLKEAAVAWTKKLEPLQFFTGHHDLGFLMYCSYGNAFRLTGDSSYARVLVQTAKSLATRYDARPGCIKSWNSFQSWHGTTTYKYPVIIDNMMNLELLFFAAKITGDPRYRDIAIHHAENTLKNQVRDDYSCYHVVCYDTANGGVLARETAQGYADNSAWSRGQSWGIYGFTVCYRETHDAKFLNAARKMADFYLTHKRLPADKVPYWDFNVNQAGYAPGVRSKAKEGQSPEFRDASAAAVTASALLELSTYLGKEGAVYFKAAEDILHSLASAEYRSSPGGNGNFILKHSVGSIPHGFELDTPLIYADYYFIEALARYHALVK, encoded by the coding sequence ATGATGCTGGGTCAATTGCAGGCCGGAACGCCGGTGCCGCCGGCGGTGTTTGATACTATTCTTACGCGGGTGTATACCGATTTGAAGAAGGAAGCTACGCCAGCGTTGATAAAGGTAACTGCCCATGATCAGTTGGCCATGCGTGCCGACGGTTCCTGGCCCGATATCGATTACAGCAATACGACAATTACTACCTGGCAGCCCGGGACGCATTTGTCGCGTTTGTACAATATGGCGTTGGTGTATGCGCAAAAAGATGAGGGCAGTTTATATCCCTCCATAGTTGCCGGTTTACGGTATTGGTATGCCAAAGATCCCAAAAGCAGCAACTGGTGGCACAACGAAATAAGAAGTCCGCAAAACATTGGCGAGATCCTGATCGCCATGCGGTTTGCAAGAAAAGCTATTCCGGCCTCATTGGAAGATTCGTTACTGGCAAGAATGAAGCGGGGAAATATTTTTAAAATGACCGGCGCCAATAAACTGGATATTGCGATCCATTATTTATACCGTGCCTTGCTTACCCGTAATGAACACTTGATGGACACCGCAGTGCAACAGGCCTTTCAACCGGTGCAGTTTACAACCGAAGAGGGATTGCAGCACGATTATTCTTATCTGCAACATGGGCCGCAACTGCAGTTGAGCAGCTATGGAGCCGTATTCCTGATGGGGGAGTACCGGGTAGCGAAATACGTTCGGGGCACGCCCTATGCACTCAATGATTCTGCCCTGAACCGGTTATCTACCTACTTCGATAATACGTACCTGAGAACCATCAGAGGCAGGTATATCGACTTTAATGTAGAAGGAAGAGGAATTTCCCGTCCGAATATTTTAAGCAAACAGGGCGAGCAGGGTTTGCTGGATGATGCCCGCCTGGTTGATCCCCGCCGGTCGGCCGACTGGTATGCAGCGATGGCGCGTACCTCCGGGTTGCAACCGGTGAATTATGAAGTGCAGGCCAGTCATACCCACTACTGGCGGGCAGATTATACGATGCATATTCGTCCGGCTTATAGTTTTAATGTACGGATGGTGTCAGCCAGAACACGCCGCACCGAATCGGGCAATAAAGAAAACCTGTATGGCCGGTACCTGGCCGATGGTTCCACCAACATCCAGGTAAAGGGCGATGAATATTATAACATCATGCCGGTGTGGGAGTGGGACAAGCTACCAGGCATTACAGCCGCCGATCATAAAGAAGATGTGGCCATGGATAAGTTCTGGGGCGAACCGGGCAGTACAACGTTTGCAGGCGGTGTAGGTGATAGCCTGTATGGCGCTACGGTGTATGACATGAACTATGATGGCGTAAAGGCCAGGAAATCGTGGTTCTTTTTTGATAAAGAGATTGTGTGCTTAGGAGCCGGCATTAATAGCAGTGGAAGTAATACCATTCTAACTACCCTGAACCAGTGCTGGTTGAACGGTTCCGTACAAATTGATAAAACAAAATTGGGCGCCGGCAAACAGGCCGTGTTCAATAACCCCTCATTTGTATGGCACAATGATGTTGGCTATTATTTTCCCGAAGGCGGCCAACTGACCGTAGGCACCGGAGAACAAAAAGGAAGCTGGTATAAGATCAATAACAGTAATTCTGCTGCAGAAATAAAAGGTAATGTTTTCAAGTTGTGGTTAAATAATGGCATAGCTCCCACCAATAGCAAATATGCCTATGTGGTGGTGCCAGGCAAACAGGAGGAGATCCAGGCATCGAAGGAGCAGGTGCGCATTCTGGCAAACACCGATACCCTGCAGGCGGTAAAACACACTGGTCTGCAAATGCTGCAGCTTGCGTTTTACAAACCCGGTACCCTGGTTGATGGCAATGTTTCTGTAAGTGTAGATCAACCCTGTGTGGTAATGTTGCAACATATAGATGGTAAAAGTATTGCTGCTACGGTGGCCGATCCTTCGCAAACGGCCCTGGCAATTACACTTACCGTTCGTACACCGGCGTTAGGCGGCTCCATACAATGGAACTGTGCCTTACCACAAGGGGTGCGGGCCGGCGCCAGCGCTTCTTTTACAATGGAGAATGCCAAAGGATTTATTGCCGATAACTTCTCCTTTGCCAGCAGTCAGTTGAAAGGCATGCTGGTGGAGGCAGGTGAATACGATACCTTATTTCCCCGTACGCTCGATGCCAATGGAAAGCTGGTATGCACCGAGCGCCGCGACTGGACGGGCGGGTTCTTCCCCGGCAGTTTATGGTACACGTATGAATATACGAAGGACGCTTCCTTAAAAGAAGCGGCTGTAGCCTGGACAAAAAAACTCGAACCCCTGCAATTCTTTACCGGTCACCACGATCTTGGATTTCTGATGTATTGCAGTTATGGCAATGCGTTCCGCCTTACCGGCGACAGCAGCTATGCCAGGGTGTTGGTGCAAACGGCGAAATCGCTGGCCACCCGGTACGATGCCCGGCCAGGGTGTATTAAATCGTGGAATAGTTTTCAGTCGTGGCATGGCACTACAACCTATAAATACCCGGTGATTATTGATAATATGATGAACCTGGAGCTGCTGTTCTTTGCGGCAAAGATCACAGGCGATCCGCGGTATCGCGACATAGCCATTCATCATGCCGAAAACACGTTAAAGAACCAGGTGCGCGACGATTACAGTTGTTACCACGTTGTTTGTTATGATACAGCCAATGGCGGCGTACTGGCCAGAGAAACTGCACAAGGCTATGCAGACAATTCGGCGTGGAGCAGGGGGCAGTCGTGGGGAATTTATGGGTTTACGGTTTGCTACCGCGAAACGCACGATGCTAAATTCCTGAACGCAGCGCGTAAGATGGCTGATTTTTATTTAACCCACAAAAGATTGCCTGCTGATAAAGTACCGTATTGGGATTTCAATGTAAACCAGGCCGGTTATGCGCCCGGCGTTCGCTCAAAAGCAAAGGAAGGACAATCGCCTGAATTCCGGGATGCTTCCGCTGCGGCCGTTACTGCCTCGGCCCTGTTGGAGCTGAGTACTTACCTGGGAAAAGAAGGCGCCGTTTATTTCAAAGCAGCAGAAGATATTTTGCATAGCCTGGCAAGTGCCGAATACCGGAGTTCGCCAGGCGGCAATGGTAATTTTATTTTGAAACACTCAGTAGGCAGCATTCCGCATGGGTTTGAACTGGACACGCCGTTGATCTATGCAGATTATTATTTTATAGAAGCATTAGCGAGATATCATGCATTGGTGAAGTAA
- a CDS encoding DUF5017 domain-containing protein produces MRKLIYILIPGLAAFSACQRKLEVDSMSNFKVTADSTLYHAGGNATFTFTGSPNTITFYSGEPGHVYDLRNRVSEAGKAVLQFSSALNAGAQTGSLALMASTDFKGVAGTDTVTTVANIKAATWTDISSRGKFATNTTATASGAIDLTDMAGKPVFLAFKYLGQAGSIQNKWTITGLTVTNTLKDGSVYTIANLLANNSPITANFGGVPTYSPGWVAYPVSNTFTWVVSAGTSLVITGAATAALATADAEAWTIMGPVDLTKVTPDVGVAIKGITLPLPYYTYVYGKAGSYKATFIANSATRDNSTSSISTLDLTIQ; encoded by the coding sequence ATGCGAAAGCTGATCTATATACTCATACCGGGACTGGCTGCTTTTTCGGCCTGCCAACGGAAACTGGAAGTGGATTCAATGTCCAATTTTAAAGTAACGGCAGATAGCACCTTATACCATGCAGGTGGCAACGCTACTTTTACCTTTACCGGTAGTCCAAATACAATAACTTTTTATTCAGGCGAACCGGGCCATGTTTACGATCTGCGCAACCGGGTATCAGAAGCAGGAAAAGCCGTTTTACAATTTTCGAGCGCGCTGAATGCGGGCGCACAAACCGGATCGCTGGCCCTGATGGCGAGCACCGATTTTAAAGGCGTGGCCGGCACGGATACCGTTACCACGGTGGCAAATATAAAAGCGGCTACCTGGACGGACATCAGTTCCCGTGGCAAATTTGCCACTAACACTACAGCCACTGCCTCAGGCGCCATCGATCTCACTGATATGGCGGGCAAACCTGTGTTCCTGGCCTTCAAATACCTGGGCCAGGCCGGTTCCATTCAAAACAAATGGACCATCACCGGGCTTACGGTGACCAACACTTTAAAGGATGGATCAGTGTATACAATTGCCAATTTGCTGGCGAACAATTCGCCCATTACGGCTAACTTCGGTGGGGTGCCAACGTACAGTCCGGGTTGGGTAGCTTACCCGGTGAGCAACACCTTTACCTGGGTAGTAAGCGCCGGCACTTCATTAGTGATCACCGGCGCCGCAACGGCCGCCTTAGCCACTGCCGATGCCGAAGCCTGGACCATTATGGGTCCTGTAGACCTTACAAAAGTAACACCGGATGTAGGAGTAGCAATTAAGGGCATTACTTTACCCTTACCTTACTATACTTACGTCTATGGAAAGGCGGGGAGTTATAAGGCTACTTTTATAGCTAATAGTGCTACACGTGATAATTCAACAAGCAGCATTAGTACGTTGGATTTGACGATACAGTAG
- a CDS encoding RagB/SusD family nutrient uptake outer membrane protein yields the protein MKRTTTIYLSLLAVLCALGSCKKFLSTEPTSFLPPAQYYKGANLTNALAGVYNPLFQTSVYGSAMFYQLGACTDESFYGGAGRVLTSGVQVYSFDYTNADVNAFWNTLYTGIERANELIVHLDPADTSVGTQAIYGEALFLRAYYHFLLVNNFGDVPLKTVAANSLDSLSVPRSPAAKVYEQIVNDMTTAEKKVLTADKIGNSSRISKTTVEGILARVCLYMAGNPINDKTQYANALAWATKVQQSGLHSLNPSFNQVFINEASDVYDIKEQMWEVDFSGNNTTTQQTGGWVGSANGIPFTATNTYSSGSSASDFIYSDTGYSYGFVWATGKLYNLYDVTDPRRDWAIQSFNYTVTTTTAPPLVTRTALTGPFAYNRTSAKWRRNYEKIYPKNKNFTPENFPLLRYADVLLMLAEAELNVNGSTATAVNAINQVRERGYTVNGNTAPVSSITLLTPGSGYTTAPLVGSTNQGSGLAYSTTITNGSIATVALVSGGSGFTTAPLVYIGNAWQPKIPYALNAQVVNNGNLYTVTKAGISTGVGPTQASGASDPNVTGATFTYAGVAATASTTLLSKADVDLTSVTMTDIQNERARELCFESLRRPDLIRWGIFIPTMKAVAQDINNTATVTTNTKTQAALGYNNVSERNLLFPIPSSEMTVNKQITNNNPGW from the coding sequence ATGAAACGTACTACAACTATATACCTCTCATTGTTGGCGGTGTTGTGTGCACTGGGCAGTTGTAAGAAGTTCCTTTCCACCGAACCAACCAGTTTTTTACCACCCGCTCAATATTATAAAGGCGCCAATTTAACCAATGCGTTGGCCGGCGTGTACAATCCCTTATTTCAAACTTCTGTATACGGCAGCGCCATGTTTTACCAGTTAGGCGCCTGTACCGATGAAAGCTTTTATGGCGGCGCAGGCCGCGTGCTCACCTCGGGCGTGCAGGTATACAGTTTCGATTATACAAATGCCGATGTAAACGCTTTCTGGAATACGTTGTATACCGGAATTGAAAGGGCGAATGAACTGATCGTGCACCTCGATCCTGCAGATACTTCTGTAGGTACCCAGGCTATTTATGGCGAAGCCCTGTTCCTGCGTGCTTATTATCACTTTTTGCTGGTGAACAACTTTGGCGACGTTCCGCTGAAAACAGTGGCTGCCAATAGTCTCGACAGCTTGAGCGTGCCTCGTTCACCCGCTGCGAAAGTATACGAACAGATAGTGAATGATATGACAACCGCAGAAAAGAAAGTACTTACTGCAGATAAGATCGGCAACAGCAGCCGCATTTCAAAAACTACGGTAGAAGGCATACTGGCGCGTGTTTGTTTGTATATGGCTGGTAATCCCATTAACGATAAAACGCAATATGCCAATGCCCTGGCCTGGGCCACCAAAGTACAGCAGTCAGGGTTGCATAGTTTGAACCCCAGCTTTAACCAGGTGTTCATCAACGAAGCCTCGGATGTGTATGATATTAAAGAACAGATGTGGGAAGTTGATTTTTCGGGCAATAACACTACCACGCAACAAACAGGTGGCTGGGTAGGCAGCGCCAATGGTATTCCCTTTACCGCTACCAATACCTATAGCAGTGGCTCATCCGCCTCAGATTTTATTTATTCCGATACCGGTTACTCCTACGGGTTTGTTTGGGCAACCGGCAAATTGTACAACTTATACGATGTAACCGATCCCAGAAGAGATTGGGCCATCCAGTCTTTTAACTATACCGTTACCACTACTACAGCGCCGCCATTGGTAACCAGAACCGCATTGACCGGGCCCTTTGCTTACAACCGCACCAGCGCCAAATGGCGCCGTAATTACGAAAAGATATATCCCAAGAATAAGAACTTTACCCCTGAAAATTTTCCGCTGTTGCGTTACGCCGATGTGCTGCTGATGCTGGCCGAAGCAGAGTTGAATGTGAATGGATCAACCGCTACAGCCGTGAATGCCATAAACCAGGTTCGTGAGCGGGGGTACACCGTAAATGGTAATACCGCGCCCGTTAGTTCGATCACCCTGTTGACACCCGGTTCTGGTTATACCACCGCGCCATTGGTTGGATCTACCAACCAGGGGTCAGGACTGGCGTATTCAACCACTATTACCAATGGAAGTATTGCAACCGTTGCTCTTGTTTCAGGTGGTTCTGGTTTTACTACTGCACCGCTGGTGTATATAGGCAATGCCTGGCAGCCGAAAATACCCTATGCCTTGAATGCGCAGGTGGTTAACAATGGTAATTTATATACGGTTACAAAAGCCGGCATTTCAACCGGTGTGGGGCCCACGCAGGCGAGCGGCGCCAGTGATCCCAATGTTACCGGTGCTACATTTACCTATGCGGGTGTGGCAGCTACTGCCTCCACCACCTTGTTATCAAAGGCGGATGTTGATTTAACCAGTGTTACCATGACCGATATTCAGAATGAGCGTGCCCGGGAGTTGTGTTTTGAATCGTTGCGCCGGCCCGATCTGATCCGTTGGGGTATCTTTATCCCAACCATGAAAGCCGTTGCGCAGGATATCAACAACACGGCTACGGTTACTACCAATACAAAAACCCAGGCGGCATTGGGGTATAACAACGTGAGCGAACGAAACCTGTTATTCCCGATCCCTTCATCAGAAATGACGGTTAACAAACAAATCACCAATAATAATCCGGGCTGGTAA